CCCCGGCGGCCCGCCCACCGGCAACCCCCGCAGCGCCGGCGGACGCGTCACCCTGCGGGACGTGGCCCGCACCCTGGGCGTCAGCGTCGCCACTGTCAGCAACGCCTACAACCGCCCCGACCAGCTCAGCGAGGACCTGCGCCGCCGCGTCCTGCAGGCCGCCCGCGAACTCGGCTACAACGGCCCCGACCCGCTGGCCCGCAGCCTGCGCCGGGGCCGCACCGGCGTCCTGGGCGTGGTGTACGACGCCCCCCTGGAATACGCCTTCGCGGACCCCGCCGCCGCGCTGTTCCTGGGCAGCGTGACCCGCGCCGTGCAGCACCACGACCTGAACGTGCTGCTGCTCGCCAGCCCCCACGCCGCCCCCCACCCGCCCGCCGGAGCGCCCGCCCACGACCCGACCGGCCCGGTCCGCAGCGCCAGCGTGGACGGCTTCATCGTGTACTGCGCCGCCGACGACAGCCCCCTGCTGCGCGCCGTGCTGGAACGCGGCCTGCCCACCGTGCTGGTCGACCAGGAGCGCCACGACGAGGCCGTGAACATCGGCATCGACGACGCCGGGGGCGCCCAGGCGGCCGCCGAGCACCTGCTCTCGCTGGGGCACCGGCACCTGGGCGTGCTGTGCCTTGAACTGGCCGAGCAGCGCGCCAGCGGCCCGGTCGGCCCGGAACGCGAGGCGCAGGCCAGTTACCGCACCAGCGACCAGCGCCTGCGCGGCTACCGCGCCGCCATCCGCGCCTGCCCAGACGCTGCGCTGCACCCCACCGAAGCCCCCCACAACACCCCGCAGGCGGGCGAGGCCCTCACCCTGGACCTGCTGCGCCGTCACCCGGACATCACGGCCGTGCTGTGCATGAGCGACGTGCTCGCCCAGGGAGCGCTGCGGGCGGCCGCCAGCCTGGGCCTGCGCGTCCCGCAGGACCTCAGCGTGACCGGGTACGACGACCTGCCCAGCAGCGAGAGCCTGAACCTCACGACCGTCTGGCAACCCACCGGCGACAAGGGCGAACGGGTCGGGCAGGCCATCCTGACCCTGCTGGCCGGACAGCCCGCCCAGCCCGTCACGCTGCCCACCCGCCTCGTCGTGCGCGGCACCACCGCCCCACCCCGCCCACAGGCCACGCGCGACTGATACGGATTCCGTTTGTTTCGTTAACAGATCGGAACACCACCGATCTGTTAACTCCACGTCCGGAACCCGCCCGGCTCCCACTCGCGTCCGCTCGGACCCAGCGGCTTCGTAAGCCATTCAATCGGAGTCCGTATGATCCGTCACGCCCCGGCCCCGCCTGCACTACCCTGTGCGTCATGAAGATTCTCGTGGTGGGCGGCGCAGGGTACATCGGTTCTCACACGGTCCGGCAACTGATCCGGGCCGGGCACACGCCGGTCGTGTTCGACAACCTCTCCAGCGGGCACGCCGAGGCCCTGCCCGCCGAGGTTCCCCTGGTCCGCGGCGATCTGCTCGACGCCGACGCCGTGCGCGCTGCCCTGAACGCCCACCAGCCGGACGCCGTGATTCACTTCGCCGCGCTGATCGAGGTGGGCGAGAGCATGCGCGCCCCGGCCCGCTACTACCGCAACAACGTGGTCGGCAGCCTGAACCTGCTTCAGGCCATCACCGAGACCCGCAAGGTGCCGCTGGTGTTCTCCTCGACGGCCGCCGTGTACGGCACCACCGACCTCGTGCCCATCCCAGAGAACGCCGCCATGCAGCCCGAGAGCGTGTACGGCGAGACGAAACTCATGACCGAGAACATGATTCACGCCTTCCACACGGCGCACGGCCTGCCGTACACGGTCCTGCGGTACTTCAACGTGTGCGGCGCCGCCCCCGAGGGCGACATCGGCGAGGCGCACGCCGGTAAATCCCACCTGATCGAACTGGCCGCCCTGACCGCCCTGGGCCAGCGCGAGAAGATGTTCATCTTCGGCGACGACTACCCCACCCCGGACGGCACCTGCATCCGCGACTACGTGCACGTGCAGGACCTCGCCGACGCGCACGTGCTGGCGGTCGAGGCGCTGCTGGCCGGGCAGCGCACCGAGGGCACCTTCAACGTGGGCCTGGGCCACGGCTTCAGCGTCAAGGAAGTGCTGGACACCGTGGACGACGTGATCGGCACGCCCCTGAACCGCGAACTCGCCCCCCGCCGCGCCGGGGACCCCCCCCGTCTCGTGGCCGACGCCACCCGCATCCGCGAGGAACTGGGCTTCAAACCGCAGTTCACGGACCTGAAAGACATCGTGCAGACTGCCTGGAACTGGCACAAAGCGCACCCGCACGACTTCAAACAGTGAAGCATAGCGCCATCATCTGGAAGACAGATTCAGACATTACAGAGATCATTCAGCGGAAGGGGCTCAACTACCCTGATGAAAGCCCGGAGATTGAAATTCGACTGTCCGAGCGTGATTTCGTAATGAATGGAGATTCCTATCATCCAGCCGATTTCCACTTACTCGCCGAGACCCTCTCCCCCCCGTTCTACGGTGAGGTTGAGCTGGAAACCATCTGGGGAGAGGACTGCCTTCCAACCAGCCTCCTCCTGCCGCTGTTCAACCTCAAGGCCCTGGAGGTTCTCCGGCAGCAGGCGCCCGGACTGTTCCATGAGTACCCCGTCTTCGTCATGGAACTGCCCATCGGTTTCCGGTTACCCTCGGCCCGCGCCATGATGGCCCACCCGGACGTCAGGGTGGCGCCCGACGGCTACGCCCTGATCTACCCCCTCCAGCACCTGGACCGAACGCAGGCCCACGCCCGTCTCACCGGAGACGTGATCACGGTGGAAAGCGAGCAGGAGATTCCTGCTGTCTTCCGTTCCGGCTCCAACCTCTACGTCCGTGATGAAGTGAAACGCGCCTGCGAGGAGGCTGGGTTGTCTGGTTTTGAGTTCACGACAGAACTCAGCTTTTCCGAATTCTGGAAGCGTACAGGCCTAGCCCGCTGGGAACAACCCTGAACGCATGAAGTCCGCTGAAGTGAACTCCGGCTGAACCGTGGGTCGAAACGGTTGCACCCGAGCAGGACTGCGCCGGGTGGGCAGGGAAGGCAGCAGCCCTCGCACTCGGCGCGCAACTCCCGTAGCCTGCGGGCATGACACAACCCACTGCCGCCGACCTCGCCGCGCACACCGAACGCGGCCTGCGTGACCTCGCCGACCTCGTGGCCATTCCCAGCGTCTCCGCGCAGGGCCGCTCCCTTCCCGAGGCGGCGCAGGCCGTCACGCGCCTGCTGGAAACCGAGGGCTTCACCGTCCGCGAGTACCCCGGTCAGGTCGCCCCGATCCTGCTGGCCGAGGCGGGCGACGGTCCCTTCACGCTGCTGATCTACAACCACTACGACGTGCAGCCCGAGGACCCCGCCGATCTCTGGGACACCCCGCCGTTCGAACTGACCGAACGCGACGGCCGCCTGTACGGACGCGGCGCCAGCGACGACAAGGGCGAGTTCATCTCACGCCTCGCCGGACTGCGCGCCCTGAAAGACGCACGCGGCGGGCACCTGCCGCTGAAGGTCAAGTGGCTGATCGAGGGCGAGGAAGAGGTCGGCAGCCCCAGCCTCGAAGGCTTCCTGGCCGAACACGCCGCCGACCTGAAAG
The Deinococcus seoulensis DNA segment above includes these coding regions:
- a CDS encoding substrate-binding domain-containing protein, yielding MPPAKPTDPGGPPTGNPRSAGGRVTLRDVARTLGVSVATVSNAYNRPDQLSEDLRRRVLQAARELGYNGPDPLARSLRRGRTGVLGVVYDAPLEYAFADPAAALFLGSVTRAVQHHDLNVLLLASPHAAPHPPAGAPAHDPTGPVRSASVDGFIVYCAADDSPLLRAVLERGLPTVLVDQERHDEAVNIGIDDAGGAQAAAEHLLSLGHRHLGVLCLELAEQRASGPVGPEREAQASYRTSDQRLRGYRAAIRACPDAALHPTEAPHNTPQAGEALTLDLLRRHPDITAVLCMSDVLAQGALRAAASLGLRVPQDLSVTGYDDLPSSESLNLTTVWQPTGDKGERVGQAILTLLAGQPAQPVTLPTRLVVRGTTAPPRPQATRD
- the galE gene encoding UDP-glucose 4-epimerase GalE, which codes for MKILVVGGAGYIGSHTVRQLIRAGHTPVVFDNLSSGHAEALPAEVPLVRGDLLDADAVRAALNAHQPDAVIHFAALIEVGESMRAPARYYRNNVVGSLNLLQAITETRKVPLVFSSTAAVYGTTDLVPIPENAAMQPESVYGETKLMTENMIHAFHTAHGLPYTVLRYFNVCGAAPEGDIGEAHAGKSHLIELAALTALGQREKMFIFGDDYPTPDGTCIRDYVHVQDLADAHVLAVEALLAGQRTEGTFNVGLGHGFSVKEVLDTVDDVIGTPLNRELAPRRAGDPPRLVADATRIREELGFKPQFTDLKDIVQTAWNWHKAHPHDFKQ